One genomic region from Cellulomonas hominis encodes:
- a CDS encoding glycosyltransferase, with the protein MVRVAVKHDAAGVDAEGRVAGHDAGATLVRRLLRVFPGSVLVGPGPRRCAGFDMLPLEFVDGDRTVVVTMDVLDSVHVWQTLRAGGCEQPRIMNFVWWDATRYTHDVERAALALSCALFPTFANSSRTASEIRELVARDTVPALGERARIAWVNLGFRVEHVQPRREPDVPVVLYPAIYVSERKQPRLFLEVVDRVHRRIPIRVEARLHESHLVSETAMRMSERDWCWVGPLTANRDSYWQALARTTAFLATATEESYGLEYVEALAAGAVGVFPDLPWARALLPAGYPFLYRTPDEAVEALHRAVTDTATCRKELDEVAGGSFVAWLMAHHDDDTFDRAVADRVREWFGTD; encoded by the coding sequence GTGGTCCGCGTCGCGGTCAAGCACGACGCCGCCGGGGTCGACGCTGAGGGCCGGGTCGCCGGCCACGACGCGGGCGCCACGCTGGTCCGGCGGCTGCTGCGGGTGTTCCCGGGGTCGGTGCTCGTCGGCCCCGGGCCCCGGCGGTGCGCGGGGTTCGACATGCTGCCGCTCGAGTTCGTCGACGGGGACCGCACGGTCGTCGTGACGATGGACGTGCTCGACTCGGTGCACGTCTGGCAGACCCTGCGCGCCGGCGGGTGCGAGCAGCCGCGGATCATGAACTTCGTGTGGTGGGACGCCACCCGGTACACGCACGACGTCGAGCGGGCGGCGCTCGCGCTGTCCTGCGCGCTGTTCCCGACCTTCGCGAACTCGTCGCGCACGGCCTCGGAGATCCGGGAGCTCGTCGCCCGGGACACCGTGCCCGCGCTGGGGGAGCGGGCCCGGATCGCCTGGGTGAACCTCGGGTTCCGGGTGGAGCACGTGCAGCCCCGGCGCGAGCCGGACGTCCCCGTGGTGCTGTACCCCGCGATCTACGTCTCCGAGCGCAAGCAGCCGCGGCTGTTCCTCGAGGTCGTGGACCGGGTGCACCGGCGCATCCCGATCCGGGTGGAGGCGCGGCTGCACGAGTCGCACCTCGTGTCGGAGACCGCGATGCGGATGTCCGAGCGCGACTGGTGCTGGGTCGGCCCGCTCACCGCGAACCGCGACTCCTACTGGCAGGCGCTCGCCCGGACCACCGCGTTCCTGGCGACTGCGACCGAGGAGTCCTACGGCCTGGAGTACGTCGAGGCGCTCGCGGCCGGCGCGGTCGGGGTGTTCCCGGACCTGCCGTGGGCGCGGGCGCTGCTGCCGGCGGGCTACCCGTTCCTCTACCGGACGCCGGACGAGGCGGTGGAGGCGCTGCACCGGGCGGTCACCGACACGGCCACCTGCCGCAAGGAGCTCGACGAGGTCGCCGGTGGGTCGTTCGTGGCGTGGCTGATGGCGCACCACGACGACGACACGTTCGACCGGGCGGTCGCCGACCGGGTGCGGGAGTGGTTCGGCACGGACTGA
- a CDS encoding 16S rRNA (uracil(1498)-N(3))-methyltransferase, whose protein sequence is MTAPVFLAEPGTLSALAAGDAYLLDGTEGRHAGVVQRRAAGERVDVVDGAGTRVVGEVESVGPEGVHLRVREVVVEPVPAPRLLLVQALAKGDRDELAIEAATEVGADGVVPWQAERSIVVWRGDRAAKSRARWLGTVRTAAKQSRRAHVPAVDLALDTAALARRAREVVEAGGAVLVLHEEATVPLAAVALPAPGTVADVLVVVGPEGGIAEREVAALVDAGAVPVRLGPHVLRTSTAGPVALSLLAERLGRWS, encoded by the coding sequence GTGACCGCACCCGTCTTCCTGGCCGAGCCGGGCACGCTCTCCGCGCTCGCGGCCGGGGACGCGTACCTGCTCGACGGCACCGAGGGCCGGCACGCGGGCGTCGTGCAGCGCCGCGCCGCCGGGGAGCGGGTCGACGTCGTGGACGGCGCGGGTACCCGCGTGGTCGGCGAGGTCGAGTCGGTCGGCCCCGAGGGCGTGCACCTGCGGGTGCGCGAGGTCGTCGTCGAGCCGGTGCCCGCACCGCGGCTGCTGCTGGTCCAGGCGCTCGCCAAGGGCGACCGGGACGAGCTGGCGATCGAGGCGGCGACCGAGGTCGGGGCCGACGGCGTCGTGCCGTGGCAGGCGGAGCGCTCGATCGTGGTCTGGCGCGGCGACCGGGCGGCGAAGAGCCGCGCCAGGTGGCTCGGCACGGTGCGCACGGCCGCGAAGCAGTCCCGCCGCGCGCACGTGCCCGCGGTGGACCTGGCGCTCGACACGGCGGCCCTCGCCCGGCGGGCCCGCGAGGTCGTCGAGGCCGGCGGCGCGGTGCTGGTGCTGCACGAGGAGGCGACGGTCCCGCTGGCCGCGGTCGCGCTCCCCGCCCCGGGGACCGTCGCGGACGTGCTGGTCGTCGTCGGCCCGGAGGGAGGCATCGCGGAGCGCGAGGTCGCGGCCCTGGTGGACGCCGGGGCGGTGCCGGTCCGCCTGGGCCCGCACGTGCTGCGCACGTCCACGGCGGGCCCGGTCGCCCTCTCCCTCCTGGCGGAGCGCCTGGGCCGCTGGTCCTGA
- a CDS encoding MFS transporter, giving the protein MTSPQQAPAPDASDPDAPDPDRWRALAVCLAIGFITMLDVSIVNVALPSIERSLDAGASQLQLVVAGYTLAFGLVLVPAGRLGDARGRRALFLVGLSGFALTSLGAGLAPSDEVLAGMRLLQGVSAGLLNPQVVGTIQQLFRGYERGRAFGFFGATIGVSTAIGPLLGGLIIQAAGPEDGWRWVFFVNVPVIAVVLPLAVRFLPRGRVGVPAGVAGPGGRPRLDVPGLALVALTTTAVMVPFVVTSGSGGDDPARWWWLAAAAALAVVTVVWERGYQRRTGAAVLDPRVLGEPSFRNGALLGMAYFAGFTAVFLVTTLYLQQDAGFTPLQAGLVGMPFAVASAVAAQQSGRLVATRGRALVVVGLVLVLLGLLGTDLAIRLVDPPAVGFVVAATQMVAGAGSGLVIAPNQTLTLAHVPLDRAGVAGSMLQVGQRIGSALGVAVALSTYYAALASGLAGNQAAGRALLITVVLVAVALVIGVADLVARRRDAAREPVTTTARGAE; this is encoded by the coding sequence GTGACGTCGCCGCAGCAGGCCCCCGCCCCGGACGCCTCGGACCCGGACGCCCCCGACCCGGACCGGTGGCGCGCACTCGCCGTCTGCCTGGCGATCGGGTTCATCACGATGCTCGACGTCTCGATCGTCAACGTGGCGCTGCCGTCGATCGAGCGCAGCCTGGACGCGGGGGCCAGCCAGCTCCAGCTCGTGGTCGCCGGGTACACGCTCGCGTTCGGCCTGGTGCTGGTCCCGGCGGGGCGCCTCGGCGACGCGCGCGGCCGGCGGGCGCTGTTCCTCGTCGGGCTGTCCGGGTTCGCCCTGACCAGCCTGGGCGCCGGCCTGGCGCCGTCCGACGAGGTGCTGGCGGGGATGCGGCTGCTGCAGGGCGTCAGCGCGGGCCTGCTGAACCCGCAGGTCGTGGGGACGATCCAGCAGCTGTTCCGCGGGTACGAGCGCGGGCGCGCGTTCGGGTTCTTCGGCGCGACCATCGGGGTGTCGACCGCGATCGGGCCGCTGCTCGGCGGGCTCATCATCCAGGCGGCGGGCCCGGAGGACGGCTGGCGCTGGGTGTTCTTCGTCAACGTCCCCGTGATCGCCGTGGTGCTGCCGCTCGCCGTGCGGTTCCTGCCGCGGGGCCGGGTCGGCGTCCCGGCGGGCGTGGCGGGCCCGGGCGGCCGGCCGCGGCTCGACGTCCCGGGGCTGGCGCTGGTCGCGCTGACCACGACGGCCGTGATGGTCCCGTTCGTGGTGACGTCGGGGTCGGGCGGCGACGACCCGGCGCGCTGGTGGTGGCTCGCGGCGGCCGCCGCGCTCGCGGTCGTGACGGTGGTGTGGGAGCGGGGGTACCAGCGGCGCACGGGCGCGGCGGTGCTCGACCCGCGGGTGCTGGGCGAGCCCTCGTTCCGCAACGGCGCCCTGCTCGGCATGGCGTACTTCGCGGGGTTCACCGCCGTGTTCCTCGTCACCACGCTGTACCTGCAGCAGGACGCCGGGTTCACGCCGCTGCAGGCGGGGCTCGTCGGCATGCCGTTCGCGGTGGCGTCGGCGGTCGCCGCGCAGCAGTCCGGCCGCCTGGTCGCGACCCGGGGCCGGGCGCTCGTCGTCGTCGGCCTGGTGCTGGTGCTGCTCGGCCTGCTGGGCACCGACCTCGCGATCCGGCTGGTCGACCCGCCCGCGGTCGGGTTCGTCGTCGCCGCGACGCAGATGGTGGCCGGTGCCGGCAGCGGCCTGGTGATCGCACCGAACCAGACGCTCACGCTCGCGCACGTGCCGCTCGACCGCGCGGGTGTGGCGGGCAGCATGCTCCAGGTCGGGCAGCGCATCGGCTCGGCGCTCGGCGTGGCGGTCGCGCTGTCGACGTACTACGCGGCGCTGGCGTCCGGGCTGGCCGGGAACCAGGCGGCCGGCCGCGCGCTGCTCATCACCGTGGTGCTGGTGGCGGTGGCGCTGGTGATCGGCGTCGCGGACCTCGTCGCCCGCCGCCGGGACGCGGCCCGCGAGCCCGTCACGACGACCGCTCGCGGAGCCGAGTAG
- the pgi gene encoding glucose-6-phosphate isomerase, with product MTAPVDATTTGAWTALTAHRDALTPDLRGWFDADADRATRLTHQLADLTVDLSKNLVTDETLALLVALAEQVDLKTRLDAMFAGEHINVTEDRAVLHTALRRPADAEPPLVVDGQDVDADVQAVLAKVAAFADKVRSGEWTGVTGERVATVVNIGIGGSDLGPVMAYEALKPYVQDGLEVRFVSNIDPTDIAEKTKDLDPTTTLFIVASKTFGTLETLTNARLARDWLWRGLVAAGAIEDTEEARTAAVAKHFVAVSTALDKVAAFGIDPENAFGFWDWVGGRYSMDSAIGTSLAIAIGPDAFGELLEGFHAVDEHVRSTPFAQNVPVLMGLLNVWYVNFLDAHTHAVLPYAQYLHRFPAYLQQLTMESNGKSVRWDGTPVTTETGEVFWGEPGTNGQHAFYQLIHQGTRLIPADFIAVANPAHPLKDGGTDVHALFLANYFAQTKALAFGKTADEVRAEGTSEDIVPARVFSGNRPTTSILAPSLTPSVLGQLIALYEHITFVQGVVWGIDSFDQWGVELGKKLALEIAPAVEGDATALDAQDPSTRALIARYLELRQG from the coding sequence GTGACTGCACCCGTCGACGCCACCACCACCGGCGCCTGGACCGCCCTGACCGCGCACCGCGACGCGCTGACCCCCGACCTGCGCGGCTGGTTCGACGCCGACGCGGACCGGGCGACCCGCCTCACCCACCAGCTCGCGGACCTGACCGTCGACCTGTCGAAGAACCTCGTCACCGACGAGACGCTGGCCCTGCTGGTCGCGCTGGCCGAGCAGGTCGACCTCAAGACCCGCCTCGACGCGATGTTCGCCGGCGAGCACATCAACGTCACCGAGGACCGCGCCGTGCTGCACACCGCGCTGCGCCGGCCCGCGGACGCCGAGCCGCCGCTGGTCGTCGACGGCCAGGACGTGGACGCCGACGTGCAGGCGGTGCTCGCGAAGGTCGCCGCGTTCGCGGACAAGGTGCGCTCCGGCGAGTGGACCGGCGTCACCGGCGAGCGCGTCGCGACTGTCGTGAACATCGGCATCGGCGGCTCGGACCTCGGCCCGGTCATGGCGTACGAGGCGCTCAAGCCGTACGTGCAGGACGGCCTGGAGGTGCGGTTCGTGTCGAACATCGACCCGACCGACATCGCCGAGAAGACCAAGGACCTCGACCCGACGACGACGCTGTTCATCGTCGCGTCCAAGACCTTCGGCACGCTGGAGACGCTGACCAACGCGCGCCTCGCCCGCGACTGGCTGTGGCGCGGGCTCGTCGCCGCCGGTGCGATCGAGGACACCGAGGAGGCCCGCACGGCCGCGGTCGCGAAGCACTTCGTCGCCGTGTCGACCGCGCTGGACAAGGTCGCCGCGTTCGGCATCGACCCGGAGAACGCGTTCGGCTTCTGGGACTGGGTCGGCGGCCGCTACTCGATGGACTCCGCGATCGGCACCTCCCTGGCCATCGCGATCGGCCCGGACGCGTTCGGCGAGCTCCTCGAGGGCTTCCACGCGGTCGACGAGCACGTCCGCAGCACCCCGTTCGCGCAGAACGTGCCGGTCCTCATGGGCCTGCTCAACGTCTGGTACGTCAACTTCCTCGACGCGCACACCCACGCGGTGCTGCCCTACGCCCAGTACCTGCACCGGTTCCCGGCGTACCTGCAGCAGCTGACGATGGAGTCGAACGGCAAGTCGGTCCGCTGGGACGGCACCCCCGTCACCACCGAGACCGGCGAGGTGTTCTGGGGCGAGCCCGGCACCAACGGCCAGCACGCGTTCTACCAGCTCATCCACCAGGGCACCCGGCTGATCCCGGCGGACTTCATCGCGGTCGCGAACCCCGCGCACCCGCTGAAGGACGGCGGCACCGACGTGCACGCGCTGTTCCTGGCGAACTACTTCGCGCAGACCAAGGCGCTGGCGTTCGGCAAGACCGCGGACGAGGTGCGCGCCGAGGGCACCTCGGAGGACATCGTCCCGGCCCGCGTCTTCTCCGGGAACCGGCCGACGACGTCGATCCTCGCGCCGTCGCTGACCCCGTCCGTGCTCGGCCAGCTGATCGCGCTGTACGAGCACATCACGTTCGTGCAGGGCGTCGTCTGGGGCATCGACTCGTTCGACCAGTGGGGCGTCGAGCTCGGCAAGAAGCTCGCGCTGGAGATCGCCCCGGCGGTCGAGGGCGACGCCACCGCGCTGGACGCGCAGGACCCGTCCACCCGCGCGCTGATCGCCCGGTACCTGGAGCTGCGCCAGGGCTGA
- the hrcA gene encoding heat-inducible transcriptional repressor HrcA — protein sequence MSEDRRLDVLRAIVEDYVATREPVGSRALVERHSLGVSPATIRNDMAALEDAGYIVQPHTSAGRVPTDTGYRLFVDRLATVKPLSAPERRAIESFMEDAADLDDVVDRAVRLLAQLTHQVAVVQYPSLRRTAVRHVELVPVGERHLLVVIITDHGRVEQRTLELADPLDATVVARLRTRLNVAAAGRRLAELDGVLADLADAFADADAPLVRAVVGVVEDTLARESEERVVMAGTANLVRGGGHDFAHTISPVLEALEEQVVLLRLLTEMAEDEAAVSVRIGRETQHEGLVETSFVTTGYGGPGDGGGAAVARIGSVGPLRMDYPGTIATVRAVARYLSRILAG from the coding sequence ATGAGCGAGGACCGCAGGCTGGACGTGCTGCGGGCGATCGTCGAGGACTACGTCGCGACCCGCGAGCCGGTCGGCTCCCGCGCCCTCGTCGAGCGGCACTCCCTGGGCGTCTCCCCGGCGACGATCCGGAACGACATGGCCGCCCTCGAGGACGCCGGCTACATCGTGCAGCCGCACACCTCGGCCGGGCGGGTGCCGACCGACACGGGCTACCGGCTGTTCGTGGACCGGCTGGCGACGGTGAAGCCGCTGTCCGCCCCGGAGCGGCGGGCCATCGAGTCCTTCATGGAGGACGCCGCCGACCTGGACGACGTCGTGGACCGCGCGGTCCGGCTGCTCGCGCAGCTCACGCACCAGGTGGCCGTCGTGCAGTACCCGTCGCTGCGCCGGACCGCGGTGCGGCACGTGGAGCTCGTCCCCGTGGGGGAGCGGCACCTGCTCGTGGTCATCATCACCGACCACGGCCGGGTCGAGCAGCGCACCCTGGAGCTCGCGGACCCGCTGGACGCCACCGTCGTGGCCCGGCTGCGCACGCGGCTCAACGTCGCGGCGGCGGGCCGGCGGCTCGCCGAGCTGGACGGCGTGCTCGCGGACCTGGCCGACGCGTTCGCCGACGCCGACGCCCCGCTGGTGCGCGCCGTGGTCGGCGTGGTCGAGGACACGCTGGCCCGCGAGAGCGAGGAGCGCGTCGTGATGGCCGGCACCGCGAACCTCGTCCGGGGCGGCGGCCACGACTTCGCGCACACGATCAGCCCGGTGCTCGAGGCGCTCGAGGAGCAGGTGGTGCTGCTGCGGCTGCTCACCGAGATGGCCGAGGACGAGGCCGCCGTGTCCGTCCGGATCGGCCGCGAGACGCAGCACGAGGGGCTCGTCGAGACGTCCTTCGTGACCACCGGCTACGGCGGCCCGGGCGACGGCGGGGGCGCGGCCGTGGCCCGCATCGGCTCCGTGGGCCCGCTCCGCATGGACTACCCCGGCACGATCGCGACGGTGCGTGCCGTCGCGCGGTACCTCTCCCGGATCCTCGCGGGATGA
- a CDS encoding sodium-translocating pyrophosphatase, translating into MNTEVRTGNDEHGARAAASSPAPSGARRRRALTGGTAAILTLLLAGCASSGEAGEGGVHGGEASLVLPDLGAVTVLGGVSGRLLLGLGLVVCVLGLAFGVATYVQLRKLPVHAAMREISELIYSTCRAYLTQQGKFLMLLWVFIAAVIVVYYKALVGFEWGRVAMIIAFSLLGIAGSYAVAWFGIRVNTFANSRTAFASLRGRPLPVHRIPMQSGMSIGMVLISLELAMMLVILLFLPADVAGACFIGFAVGESLGASALRIAGGIFTKIADIGSDLMKIVFKIKEDDARNPGVIADCTGDNAGDSVGPSADGFETYGVTGVALVTFVLLAVDSPAVQATLLVWLFVVRAVMVIASAVSYLANDAWTRRRYAGVDRMDFEKPLTSLVWLTSAVSIAFTYLTTWAVLGHMDGAGAGLWWKVATIISCGTLAGALIPELVKVFTSTNSRHVREVVTSSREGGPSLNILSGLVAGNFSGYWLGITVVGLMGGAFLISEQGLDQLMVAPAVFAFGLVAFGFLGMGPVTIAVDSYGPVTDNAQSVYELSLVEEEPGAAEKIDAEHGFLPQWEKAKRMLEENDGAGNTFKATAKPVLIGTAVVGATTMIFSIIVALTQGLTTGLENLSLLHPPFLLGLITGGAIIYWFTGASIQAVTTGAYRAVEFIKGNIKLDGSTRASEEDSRKVVEICTQYAQKGMLTMFLAIFFATLAFAFVEPFFFIGYLVSIAVFGLYQAIFMANAGGAWDNAKKIVEVDLHAKGTALHDATIVGDTVGDPYKDTSSVALNPVIKFTTLFGLLAVELAVSLADEGRGTLVHVLAAVFFVASAFFVYRSFYGMRIGSTPAGDDEPAEPVDGGTHDADEAPVPVSARAGGAGLPRQTASEDDALPDNVVDDADTLVEGR; encoded by the coding sequence GTGAACACTGAAGTCCGGACCGGCAACGACGAGCACGGGGCGAGGGCTGCGGCCTCCTCGCCCGCACCGAGCGGGGCGCGCCGGCGGCGCGCCCTCACCGGCGGGACCGCCGCGATCCTCACGCTCCTGCTGGCGGGCTGCGCGTCCTCCGGCGAGGCGGGCGAGGGCGGGGTGCACGGCGGCGAGGCGAGCCTCGTCCTGCCCGACCTGGGCGCGGTCACCGTGCTGGGCGGCGTGTCCGGGCGGCTGCTGCTGGGCCTCGGCCTGGTGGTGTGCGTGCTCGGCCTCGCGTTCGGCGTCGCGACGTACGTGCAGCTGCGCAAGCTGCCGGTGCACGCGGCGATGCGGGAGATCTCCGAGCTCATCTACTCCACGTGCCGCGCGTACCTCACGCAGCAGGGCAAGTTCCTCATGCTGCTGTGGGTGTTCATCGCCGCGGTGATCGTCGTCTACTACAAGGCGCTCGTCGGGTTCGAGTGGGGCCGGGTCGCGATGATCATCGCGTTCAGCCTGCTGGGCATCGCCGGGTCCTACGCGGTCGCGTGGTTCGGCATCCGCGTGAACACCTTCGCGAACTCCCGCACGGCGTTCGCGTCCCTGCGCGGCCGGCCGCTGCCGGTGCACCGGATCCCCATGCAGTCGGGCATGTCGATCGGCATGGTCCTCATCAGCCTCGAGCTGGCGATGATGCTGGTCATCCTGCTGTTCCTGCCGGCGGACGTGGCGGGCGCGTGCTTCATCGGGTTCGCGGTCGGCGAGTCGCTCGGCGCCTCGGCGCTGCGCATCGCGGGCGGAATCTTCACGAAGATCGCCGACATCGGCTCGGACCTCATGAAGATCGTGTTCAAGATCAAGGAGGACGACGCCCGCAACCCCGGCGTGATCGCCGACTGCACCGGCGACAACGCGGGCGACTCGGTCGGCCCCAGCGCGGACGGCTTCGAGACCTACGGCGTCACCGGCGTCGCGCTCGTGACGTTCGTCCTCCTGGCGGTCGACAGCCCCGCCGTCCAGGCGACCCTCCTGGTCTGGCTGTTCGTGGTCCGCGCGGTCATGGTCATCGCGTCCGCGGTGTCCTACCTGGCGAACGACGCCTGGACCCGCCGCCGGTACGCCGGGGTCGACCGGATGGACTTCGAGAAGCCGCTCACCTCGCTGGTGTGGCTCACCTCGGCGGTGTCGATCGCGTTCACCTACCTGACCACGTGGGCGGTGCTCGGGCACATGGACGGCGCCGGCGCCGGGCTGTGGTGGAAGGTCGCGACGATCATCTCCTGCGGCACCCTGGCGGGGGCACTCATCCCGGAGCTGGTCAAGGTCTTCACGTCGACGAACAGCCGGCACGTCCGCGAGGTCGTCACGTCGTCCCGCGAGGGCGGGCCGTCGCTCAACATCCTGTCCGGCCTGGTCGCCGGCAACTTCTCGGGCTACTGGCTCGGCATCACCGTCGTCGGACTCATGGGCGGAGCCTTCCTCATCAGCGAGCAGGGCCTCGACCAGCTCATGGTCGCCCCGGCGGTGTTCGCGTTCGGGCTCGTGGCGTTCGGCTTCCTCGGCATGGGCCCGGTGACCATCGCGGTCGACTCCTACGGCCCGGTCACCGACAACGCGCAGAGCGTCTACGAGCTGTCCCTCGTGGAGGAGGAGCCCGGCGCGGCCGAGAAGATCGACGCCGAGCACGGCTTCCTCCCGCAGTGGGAGAAGGCGAAGCGGATGCTGGAGGAGAACGACGGCGCCGGCAACACCTTCAAGGCCACCGCGAAGCCGGTGCTGATCGGCACCGCCGTTGTCGGCGCCACGACGATGATCTTCTCGATCATCGTCGCGCTCACCCAGGGCCTCACCACCGGCCTGGAGAACCTCTCCCTGCTGCACCCGCCGTTCCTGCTCGGGCTCATCACGGGTGGCGCGATCATCTACTGGTTCACCGGCGCCTCCATCCAGGCCGTCACGACGGGCGCCTACCGCGCGGTGGAGTTCATCAAGGGGAACATCAAGCTCGACGGCAGCACCCGCGCGAGCGAGGAGGACTCCCGCAAGGTCGTGGAGATCTGCACCCAGTACGCCCAGAAGGGCATGCTGACGATGTTCCTCGCGATCTTCTTCGCGACGCTGGCGTTCGCGTTCGTCGAGCCGTTCTTCTTCATCGGCTACCTGGTGTCGATCGCGGTGTTCGGCCTGTACCAGGCGATCTTCATGGCGAACGCCGGCGGCGCCTGGGACAACGCGAAGAAGATCGTCGAGGTCGACCTGCACGCCAAGGGCACCGCGCTGCACGACGCGACCATCGTCGGCGACACCGTCGGGGACCCGTACAAGGACACCTCGTCCGTCGCGCTGAACCCGGTCATCAAGTTCACGACCCTGTTCGGCCTGCTGGCCGTCGAGCTCGCGGTCAGCCTGGCCGACGAGGGCCGGGGCACCCTGGTCCACGTGCTCGCCGCGGTGTTCTTCGTGGCGTCCGCGTTCTTCGTGTACCGCTCGTTCTACGGCATGCGGATCGGCAGCACCCCGGCGGGCGACGACGAGCCCGCCGAGCCGGTGGACGGCGGCACGCACGACGCCGACGAGGCGCCCGTCCCGGTGTCCGCCCGCGCCGGCGGCGCCGGCCTGCCCCGGCAGACCGCCAGCGAGGACGACGCCCTGCCCGACAACGTCGTGGACGACGCCGACACGCTGGTCGAGGGGCGGTGA
- the dnaJ gene encoding molecular chaperone DnaJ, whose translation MSDYYEVLGVPREATPEQIKKAYRRLARELHPDVAGADAASEERFKDVSRAYDVLSNPEKRRMYDMGADPASPGGGMGGGFGFQDIFETFFGAAAAGGPQRGPIPRARRGQDALVRLDIDLAEATFGTHREVPVETAVLCPTCGGTCCRPGTSPRTCDVCGGRGSVQRVARSFLGQVMTSQPCAACHGFGTVIPEPCTECAGEGRVRSRRTLEVDVPAGVDTGTRIKLTAQGEVGPAGGPAGDVYLEVRERRHDTFVREGDDLHCTLQVPMTAAALGTVLTLETLDGPKDVDLRPGTQPAQVVTLRGLGVGHLHAGGRGDLHVHVDVQVPTAMDDEQSELLRRLAALRGEERPEARLSASSPGVFAKLRDKLSGR comes from the coding sequence GTGAGCGACTACTACGAGGTGCTCGGCGTGCCGCGCGAGGCGACGCCCGAGCAGATCAAGAAGGCCTACCGCCGCCTGGCCCGCGAGCTGCACCCGGACGTGGCCGGGGCGGACGCCGCGTCGGAGGAGCGGTTCAAGGACGTCTCCCGCGCGTACGACGTGCTGTCGAACCCGGAGAAGCGCCGGATGTACGACATGGGCGCCGACCCGGCGTCCCCCGGCGGCGGGATGGGCGGGGGCTTCGGCTTCCAGGACATCTTCGAGACGTTCTTCGGCGCCGCGGCGGCCGGCGGGCCGCAGCGGGGGCCGATCCCTCGGGCGCGGCGCGGCCAGGACGCGCTCGTCCGGCTGGACATCGACCTCGCCGAGGCGACGTTCGGCACGCACCGGGAGGTCCCCGTCGAGACGGCCGTGCTGTGCCCGACATGCGGCGGCACCTGCTGCCGCCCCGGCACGTCGCCGCGCACCTGCGACGTCTGCGGCGGCCGCGGCAGCGTGCAGCGCGTCGCCCGGTCGTTCCTCGGCCAGGTGATGACCTCGCAGCCGTGCGCCGCGTGCCACGGCTTCGGCACGGTGATCCCCGAGCCCTGCACCGAGTGCGCCGGCGAGGGCCGCGTGCGCTCGCGCCGGACGCTCGAGGTCGACGTCCCGGCGGGCGTGGACACCGGCACCCGCATCAAGCTGACCGCGCAGGGCGAGGTCGGCCCGGCCGGCGGCCCGGCGGGCGACGTGTACCTCGAGGTCCGGGAGCGCCGGCACGACACGTTCGTCCGCGAGGGCGACGACCTGCACTGCACGCTCCAGGTCCCGATGACGGCCGCCGCGCTCGGCACCGTGCTGACCCTGGAGACGCTGGACGGCCCGAAGGACGTCGACCTGCGCCCGGGCACGCAGCCGGCCCAGGTCGTCACGCTGCGGGGCCTCGGCGTCGGCCACCTCCACGCCGGCGGCCGCGGCGACCTGCACGTGCACGTCGACGTCCAGGTGCCGACCGCGATGGACGACGAGCAGTCCGAGCTGCTGCGCCGCCTCGCGGCCCTGCGCGGCGAGGAGCGCCCCGAGGCGCGCCTGTCGGCGTCCAGCCCCGGCGTGTTCGCCAAGCTGCGCGACAAGCTCTCCGGGCGCTGA